The proteins below come from a single Anaerobranca gottschalkii DSM 13577 genomic window:
- the rpsU gene encoding 30S ribosomal protein S21 has product MAEVKIGKNESLDNALRRFKRSCQRSGVLSELRKREFYDKPSVKRKKKAEAARKKKKF; this is encoded by the coding sequence GTGGCTGAAGTCAAAATTGGCAAAAACGAGTCCCTGGATAATGCCCTAAGGCGTTTTAAACGCTCATGCCAACGCTCTGGCGTTCTCTCAGAACTCCGCAAAAGAGAATTCTACGATAAACCAAGCGTAAAACGTAAAAAGAAAGCAGAAGCAGCAAGGAAGAAGAAAAAGTTCTAG
- a CDS encoding RsmE family RNA methyltransferase, with protein sequence MFRIAIDQKLSIGQKLLITGEEYHYITKVLRLKEKDEIIVFNQAEEFLSSVLSQSPKDVTLLIEQKLENNKEPEKEVVLAFGYPKGEKIDWIVQKATELGVSELWPVITNRSLIKLDENKIEKKKERLYKIAKEATEQCGRLKVPNIKIFRSTKEMAKNLNGEDILLIPWEEEMENTLPKEKLKEVKGKIIVFVGPEGGLDRGELEVFNSFSTITLGKRILRAETACIVATSLVMYNLGELGGKGFE encoded by the coding sequence ATGTTTAGGATAGCAATAGATCAAAAACTAAGTATAGGACAAAAACTGTTAATTACAGGTGAAGAATATCATTATATAACTAAAGTATTAAGGCTGAAAGAAAAAGATGAAATTATTGTATTTAATCAAGCCGAGGAATTTTTATCCTCGGTTTTGTCTCAATCCCCAAAAGATGTAACATTACTTATAGAACAAAAATTAGAAAATAACAAAGAACCAGAAAAAGAAGTAGTTTTAGCCTTTGGTTATCCAAAAGGAGAAAAAATTGATTGGATAGTACAAAAGGCTACAGAGCTAGGAGTAAGTGAACTCTGGCCAGTTATAACAAATCGCTCATTGATAAAATTAGATGAAAATAAAATAGAAAAAAAGAAAGAAAGACTTTATAAAATTGCCAAAGAAGCAACTGAACAGTGTGGCAGGTTAAAGGTTCCTAATATAAAAATTTTTAGATCTACTAAAGAAATGGCAAAAAACCTAAATGGAGAAGACATTTTATTAATACCTTGGGAGGAAGAGATGGAAAATACCCTCCCTAAAGAAAAATTAAAGGAAGTAAAGGGAAAGATCATAGTCTTTGTTGGTCCTGAAGGTGGTTTGGATAGGGGAGAATTAGAAGTATTTAATTCTTTTTCAACCATTACCTTAGGTAAAAGAATTTTAAGGGCAGAAACTGCATGTATAGTAGCAACTTCTTTAGTAATGTATAACCTAGGAGAACTAGGAGGTAAGGGATTTGAATAG
- a CDS encoding GatB/YqeY domain-containing protein, with product MNLVDRLTADMKTAMKNGDKLALSVIRMMRSEIKYAEISKGSPLTEEDVLEVLSRECKKRRDSIEEYTKGNRQDIAAQLEKEVEIISTYLPKQLTKEEIQSIIDEAIRETQVSSVKEMGKLMAYIMPKVKGKADGKLVNQLVKEKLSN from the coding sequence TTGAATTTGGTAGACCGCCTGACGGCAGACATGAAAACTGCCATGAAAAATGGAGATAAATTGGCTCTGTCTGTTATACGTATGATGCGTTCGGAAATCAAATATGCAGAAATCTCTAAAGGAAGTCCTCTCACTGAAGAAGATGTCCTAGAAGTTCTTAGTAGAGAATGTAAAAAGAGAAGGGATTCCATTGAAGAATATACAAAAGGGAATCGTCAAGATATAGCTGCCCAATTAGAAAAAGAAGTGGAAATCATTAGCACTTACTTGCCTAAACAGCTAACTAAAGAAGAAATCCAGAGTATAATAGATGAAGCAATCAGAGAAACCCAAGTTTCTTCTGTAAAAGAAATGGGAAAACTTATGGCTTACATTATGCCGAAAGTAAAAGGCAAAGCTGATGGAAAACTCGTTAATCAATTAGTGAAAGAAAAGCTATCTAATTAG
- the prmA gene encoding 50S ribosomal protein L11 methyltransferase, whose product MEWLEVKINTDPLYGEAICNFIHEIGVGGVVIEDQQTVENYINSNAWDYYSEDVYVLEEGMIIKCYLPVNDKLHDTLSAIRSYVATVNEQGEYSVTTTQLSQQDWEHQWKQYYKTVYVTPKLVIKPKWVEYTKKGDEKVVELDPGLAFGTGTHPTTNLCLKKLIELVSTDSTIIDVGCGSGILSIAAALFGGKAIALDIDPLAVKAAKENVELNNLSDRVKVLEGTLSTQNLPQCDILVANIIADVILTLIPQIEFVLKPKGYMIFSGIILSRQKEVIECLNNHNYIIKDIDIDGDWVAITAQRME is encoded by the coding sequence GTGGAGTGGTTAGAAGTTAAGATTAACACTGACCCTTTATATGGAGAAGCAATTTGTAACTTTATCCATGAAATAGGTGTTGGCGGAGTTGTTATTGAAGATCAGCAAACAGTGGAAAACTATATTAATAGTAATGCTTGGGACTATTACAGCGAAGATGTTTATGTTCTAGAAGAAGGCATGATAATTAAATGTTATTTACCGGTAAATGATAAGTTACATGACACCCTATCAGCTATTAGAAGTTATGTAGCAACAGTTAATGAACAAGGGGAGTACAGTGTAACCACCACCCAACTTTCACAACAAGACTGGGAACATCAATGGAAACAGTATTATAAAACCGTTTATGTAACCCCTAAATTAGTAATTAAACCTAAGTGGGTAGAGTATACTAAAAAGGGTGATGAAAAGGTAGTTGAATTAGATCCAGGACTTGCCTTTGGGACCGGTACTCATCCTACAACAAATCTTTGTCTAAAAAAGTTAATAGAACTTGTATCTACCGATAGTACTATTATTGATGTGGGATGTGGTTCAGGAATTTTATCTATAGCAGCTGCTTTATTTGGAGGTAAAGCAATAGCTTTAGATATTGATCCTCTGGCTGTTAAAGCAGCTAAAGAGAATGTAGAGTTAAATAATTTATCGGATAGAGTAAAGGTATTAGAAGGAACCCTTTCCACTCAAAATCTACCCCAATGTGATATCTTAGTGGCTAACATCATCGCAGATGTTATATTAACATTAATTCCTCAAATAGAATTTGTTTTAAAACCTAAAGGGTATATGATTTTTTCAGGAATAATTTTATCCCGTCAAAAAGAAGTTATTGAATGTTTAAATAACCATAATTATATAATCAAAGACATTGATATTGACGGAGATTGGGTAGCTATAACAGCTCAAAGGATGGAGTAA
- a CDS encoding histidine triad nucleotide-binding protein, which produces MECIFCKIIKGEVPAKKVYEDNNVLAFHDINPQAPIHILIIPKKHYSNILQTELREIEPIFSAIKNLVSDLGLEEGFRIVNNCGELGGQTVDHVHFHLLGKRKLTWPPG; this is translated from the coding sequence ATGGAGTGTATATTTTGTAAAATTATAAAAGGTGAAGTTCCTGCTAAGAAAGTATATGAAGATAATAATGTTTTAGCTTTCCATGATATAAATCCCCAAGCTCCCATTCATATACTAATAATTCCTAAAAAACATTACTCTAACATCCTTCAAACAGAATTAAGGGAAATAGAACCTATCTTTTCCGCTATTAAAAACCTTGTAAGTGATTTGGGATTAGAGGAAGGTTTTAGGATAGTTAATAACTGCGGTGAACTAGGTGGTCAAACAGTAGACCATGTACACTTTCACCTTTTAGGAAAAAGAAAATTAACTTGGCCTCCAGGATAG
- the mtaB gene encoding tRNA (N(6)-L-threonylcarbamoyladenosine(37)-C(2))-methylthiotransferase MtaB has translation MNRVAFMTLGCKVNQDETDSMIDLFKKRGYQIVDFNEKSDIYVINTCTVTQVGSKKSRQMIRRAHRLNPDALIVVTGCYSQTASEEVAKIPGVSLIVGNDQKHNIVKLSEEALGKNKAEKPEVLVSQRHELTKFHSLPIATNRQRHRATLKIQEGCDNFCTYCIVPYARGPIRSKPLKDVVEDCKQLVKEGYQEIVLTGIHLGAYGRDLSETLSLADVVNSLSEITDLKRLRLSSIEPTDFSMELLTAIKNSNNICNHFHVPLQNGCDKILDLMGRKYDSAYYEKVIETLRSIKKDVAITTDIMVGFPGETDEDFNKTLEFVEKIRFSGIHVFKYSPREGTPASTFPNQVPNSIKEKRSDILTKKALELKHKYYQQFLGEEVEVLFEKEVDGKIEGHTTNYMVVQANGTKELLGSILPVELLEIEGETIFGRIKGEFNGR, from the coding sequence TTGAATAGAGTAGCATTTATGACACTAGGCTGTAAAGTTAATCAAGATGAAACAGATAGCATGATAGATTTATTTAAAAAAAGAGGTTATCAAATAGTAGATTTCAATGAGAAATCAGATATTTATGTAATTAATACTTGTACCGTTACTCAGGTTGGAAGTAAAAAGTCCAGGCAAATGATTAGACGGGCCCATCGTTTAAATCCCGATGCTTTAATTGTAGTAACAGGTTGTTATTCTCAAACAGCTAGCGAAGAAGTAGCAAAAATACCTGGAGTCAGTTTAATAGTTGGTAATGATCAAAAACACAATATTGTAAAATTATCAGAGGAAGCATTGGGTAAAAATAAAGCAGAAAAGCCTGAAGTTTTGGTTTCACAAAGACATGAGCTGACCAAATTCCATTCCTTGCCAATTGCTACAAATCGTCAGCGTCACAGGGCTACCCTTAAAATACAAGAAGGTTGTGATAACTTCTGTACTTACTGTATTGTTCCATACGCAAGGGGACCAATACGGAGTAAACCGTTGAAAGATGTGGTAGAGGACTGTAAGCAATTGGTAAAAGAGGGATATCAAGAAATTGTTTTAACGGGAATTCATTTAGGGGCCTATGGAAGGGATTTATCTGAAACTTTAAGTTTGGCAGATGTGGTAAATTCTTTAAGTGAAATAACTGATTTAAAGAGGTTAAGATTAAGTTCAATTGAACCTACAGATTTTTCTATGGAATTGCTAACAGCTATTAAAAATTCAAATAATATCTGCAATCATTTTCATGTACCTTTACAAAATGGTTGTGATAAAATCTTAGATTTGATGGGTCGTAAATACGATTCAGCATATTATGAAAAAGTAATTGAAACTTTACGTTCTATAAAAAAAGATGTAGCTATAACCACTGATATTATGGTAGGTTTTCCTGGAGAAACTGATGAAGATTTTAATAAAACCCTTGAATTTGTGGAAAAAATTCGCTTTTCTGGTATCCACGTATTTAAGTATTCTCCAAGGGAAGGTACCCCTGCCAGTACATTTCCTAATCAAGTACCAAATTCCATTAAAGAAAAAAGAAGTGATATCTTAACAAAAAAAGCTTTAGAACTAAAACATAAATATTATCAGCAGTTTTTAGGGGAAGAAGTAGAGGTTTTATTTGAAAAAGAGGTAGATGGTAAAATAGAAGGACATACTACTAACTACATGGTAGTTCAAGCCAATGGAACAAAAGAATTGCTAGGTTCTATTTTACCTGTGGAGTTATTAGAAATTGAAGGAGAAACTATTTTTGGTAGAATAAAAGGTGAATTTAACGGAAGATAA
- the dnaJ gene encoding molecular chaperone DnaJ → MMSKRDYYEVLGVKKDASQEEIKKAYRILARKYHPDVNPGNKDAEAKFKEVKEAYETLSDPQKRQYYDQFGHADPNNGGFGGFGQGFGGFEDIFESFFGGGFGGQGARRGPVRGADLRYDLEITFEEAAFGLEREISVQKMTNCTTCNGTGAKSQSSIKTCPTCKGTGQIQYTQNTPFGRFINVKTCDSCNGEGTVIKEPCTKCNGRGKVLGNKKILIKVPAGIDHGQRLRVAGEGEPGEKGGPPGDLYVFIHIKPHSIFKRIDNDVVVEETISYVQAALGVEIEVPTLDGRAKLKIPPGTQSGTIFKLKGKGIPYIRGIGRGDQHVKVKVEIPKTLSEEERQLLRKLAEIRKETVDNSSKGIFSRVKDAFKN, encoded by the coding sequence GTGATGAGTAAAAGGGATTATTATGAGGTGCTGGGTGTAAAAAAGGATGCAAGTCAAGAAGAAATAAAAAAGGCATATAGGATATTAGCAAGAAAATATCATCCCGATGTAAACCCGGGAAATAAAGATGCAGAAGCAAAATTTAAAGAAGTAAAAGAAGCTTATGAAACCCTTTCCGATCCTCAAAAAAGACAATATTATGATCAATTTGGTCACGCAGATCCTAACAATGGAGGTTTTGGGGGCTTTGGTCAAGGATTCGGAGGATTTGAAGATATATTTGAATCCTTTTTTGGTGGTGGCTTTGGTGGTCAAGGAGCTAGAAGAGGTCCTGTTAGAGGTGCTGATCTTCGCTATGACTTAGAAATTACCTTTGAAGAAGCAGCATTTGGTTTAGAGCGGGAAATTTCTGTTCAAAAGATGACTAATTGTACAACATGTAATGGAACTGGGGCAAAAAGCCAAAGTAGTATAAAAACTTGTCCAACATGTAAAGGTACAGGTCAAATACAATATACACAAAACACCCCTTTTGGACGTTTTATCAATGTTAAAACATGTGATAGTTGTAATGGTGAAGGAACTGTTATTAAAGAACCCTGTACAAAATGTAATGGTAGAGGTAAAGTATTGGGGAATAAAAAAATCCTCATAAAGGTGCCAGCAGGAATAGATCATGGTCAAAGGTTAAGGGTTGCTGGAGAAGGAGAACCAGGGGAAAAAGGTGGTCCACCAGGAGATTTATATGTATTTATTCATATTAAGCCCCACTCCATCTTTAAACGTATAGATAATGATGTGGTAGTTGAAGAAACTATATCTTACGTTCAAGCAGCTCTAGGTGTAGAAATTGAAGTTCCTACATTAGACGGCAGAGCAAAATTGAAAATTCCTCCAGGAACTCAAAGTGGTACTATTTTTAAATTGAAGGGAAAAGGAATACCCTATATTAGAGGTATAGGTCGTGGAGATCAACATGTTAAAGTAAAGGTAGAAATTCCTAAAACCTTATCTGAAGAAGAAAGACAATTATTGAGAAAACTTGCAGAAATTCGCAAAGAGACAGTGGATAATAGTTCAAAGGGCATTTTTAGTAGAGTAAAAGATGCTTTTAAAAATTAA